The Methanobrevibacter millerae genome includes the window TTTATTTTTATAGTTGCATTTAAATATTAGTTTAAACAGAAATATTTAACAATTATTTTTTAAGCAGAGTATGTGGGGTTAATTCGTGAAATTTATAGATGATGCAATTAAAGAATCTGAAGAAAGAATGGAAAAAGTAGATTCCAAAAAAACTATTTCATCCGATATAGACGAAGATTTAATCGGATTTATCAAAAAAACTAATATTTTTGTTGTTGGTGCAGGTGGTGCAGGAAATAACACTATTTCAAGATTAAATGAAATTGGTATTGAAGGTGCTGAAACAATTACAGTCAATACTGATGCTCAAGATTTATATTACAGTCAATCTGATAAAAAAATTCTCTTAGGTAGAAAAACTTCCGGAGGATTAGGTGCTGGTGGAGATCCAAGCATTGGTGAAGAATGTGCTGAAGAAACAGAAGATGAAATAAGAGAATCTCTTGAAGGCGCAGATATGGTATTTGTTACCTGTGGTCTTGGTGGTGGAACTGGTACAGGTTCAGCTCCTATTGTTGCTAAAATTGCTAAAAAATTAGGTGCTTTAACTGTTGCTGTTGTTACCATGCCATTTTCAGCAGAAGGTATTAGAAGAAGGAATAATGCTGATGAAGGTTTAGAAAAACTTCAAGATGCTGCTGATACTGTAATTATTATTCCAAATGATAAATTATTAGAAGTTGCTCCAAATCTCCCATTAACTAAAGCATTTTTAGTTTCTGATGAAATTTTGGGCAGGGCTGTTAAAGGAATCACTGAATTAATTACTAAACCAGGTATCGTAAGTTTAGACTTTGCTGATATTAAAAGTATCATGGAAGGTTCCGGTATGGCAATGATTGGTATGGGCGAATCTGACTCTGGAGACAGAGCATTGGAATCTGTACATGAAGCATTAAGCAGTCCTTTACTTGATATTGATATATCTAACGCTACTGGAGCATTAATTAATATTTCCAGTGGTGAAGATTTAACATTGCATGAATCTGAAAAAATCGTGCAAGTTGTTGCTGACAAGTTAGACCCTGAAGCTAATATTATTTGGGGTGCTCAACTTGATTCTTCATTACAAAGTACTGTTAGAACAACTATTGTTGTTTCTGGAATTAAAACTGGTGATGAAGAGGATATTGCAGATTTTGATGAAGATGATGATGAATCTGTTGGTGAAACTCAATCCAACAATGATCAATTAGATGATTTTATTGATGGAATTTTCTAAAACCATCTTCATTTTTTATAATTTTTTGGATTTATAGAAAACTTTATAAATAATAAATTTCTAAAATAATACTATTATTATTTTATTATAATTTACTAAATTTTTTTATTATTGGGTATTTAAATGAATGTACAAGAACGTTTAGACAAATTTGTTAAAGATAGTAAAAGGGTATTAAAAGTAGCAAGAAAACCTGATAAAGATGAATATTTTGATTTTGCTAAAGTTACAACATTAGGTATTATAGTTATTGGTCTTATTGGTTTTGTTATTTTCTTAATAGCTCAATTAATACATTTATAAAACTATTCTTTAATTTTTTTAATTTGATCCCAAATTAATTATGATGAAATTTTAATTTTTATTTTCAAAATTTTGTTTTTTTTGAAAACTTTATATACTATAATATATAGATATATTCATATTATAGAAATCTATTTTGCAAGATTTTTTTTATCTTGTTACATTGTTTTTATAATAACTTTTAACTTAATATATGATTTTATTAACAATAAGAATATTGAAATAGGTGAATTTTTCATGGAAGATACTAATAGTTCCATATATGCTCTTAAAACCTCTGTAGGTCAGGAAAGAAGTGTTGCTAGACTTTTAGCACGTAAAGCTAAAATGCCTGGTGTTGGCATTTCTTCAATTCTTGTTCCTGAATCCTTGAAAGGGTATATCTTAGTTGAATCTGATACAAAAATAGATTTAAGAAATCCTAATTTAAAAGTACAACATTTAAGAGGTGTTGTAGAAGGAAAAGGCGGTATTACCTTTGAAGAAGCAAAAAGATTCTTAAAACCAGAGCCTATTATTTCCTCAATCCAAAAAGGAAGTATTGTTGAACTCATTTCTGGTCCATTTAAAGGTGAAAGAGCTAAAGTGGTTCGTATTGATGAATCACGTGAAGAAGTTGTTCTTGAGTTAATAGAAGCAGCAGTTCCAATTCCGGTAACTGTTAAAGCTGATCAAATAAGAATAATTCAAAAGGAGGCTGACTGATGGCTAAAGATACAGTCGAAGTTCTTATCGAAGGTGGAAGCGCTACTCCTGGACCTCCATTAGGCCCAGCTTTAGGACCTTTCGGTATTAACATGATGCAAGTAGTTGACGAAATTAATAAAAAAAGTGCTGACTTTGCTGGTATGAAAGTACCTATTAAAGTTACCATTGATAGAGATACTAGAGATTTCGAAATCGAAATTGGTACTCCTCCAACTACAGCGTTAATCATGCAAGAATTAGGCATCGAAAAAGCTTCTCACGAACCAGGTTTGGATATTGTAAATGACTTACCAATCGAAACCGCTTTAAAAATCGCAAGAATGAAATTTGATTCATTACTTTCAAACGATTATAAAGCAGGTGTAAAAGAAGTCATGGGAACCTGTGTAAGTATGGGATTATCAGTTGATGGTAAAGACCCAAGAGAAGCACAAAAAGACGTAGATGCTGGAAAATATGATGATATCTTAGTAGAATAGATATCGGTTAATAAAATTTAAGTTAATATGTAACAGTGTATATGATGTTATGATTTACGGATTATAATTGATATACTGTTTTTTAATTCATGCAATCGTGGAGAATTTTTTCTTATAATCGATTCTCATGAAACCAAAATAAAACCAATGGACAGAAAATGTTCATGGGGGACGAATATGACACAAGATATAGTTAATGCGGTGAAGGAGGCTAAAGAACAATCTAAGCCGAGAAACTTCACTGAGTCCGTAGATATTATTATTAATATCCGTGACTTAGATGTCAAAAGGCCAGAAAATAGGTTTAATGAGGAAGTTACTCTTCCTAACGGCCGTGGCAAAGATGTAAAAATCGGAGTCATAGCTGATGGGGAACTCATTGTTCAAGCTAAAGATGCAGGCCTCGATCTTGTAATCAATAAAACTGATTTAGAAGAGTTAGGAAAAGACAGAAAAGCTGCTAAAAAAGCTGCAAATGCTGTTGATTTCTTTATAGCTCAGGCTGATATGATGCCACTCGTTGGTAGGTTCTTAGGTCCAATTCTTGGTCCTCGTAACAAAATGCCAAAACCAGTGCCAGCAAGTATCAAACTAGCTCCTCTTTTAGAAAGATTACAAAGTACTGTCAAAGTTGGTGTAAAACAACAACCAATCATTCAAATTGTTGTTGGAAGCCAAGACATGTCCGAGGAAGATATAGCTGAAAATGTGGAAACTGTTCTTACAGTCTTAGACCGCAATTTAGAAAAAGGAAGAAGTCAAATCAAATCCATGTTTATTAAAACAACTATGGGTCCAACTGTGAGGGTGATCTAATGGCTCATGTTGCTGAATGGAAAAAAGAAGAAGTTATAGAGCTCAAAGGTATCATAGACGAATATGATGTTGTTGGTATTGTCGATTTATTAAACATTCCAGCAAAACAGCTCCAAGAAATGAGAAGAAATCTCAAAGGCAAAGCTGTTATTAGAATGTCTAAGAAAAACCTTATTGATTTAGCTCTCGAAGATTGTAATGCTAGCAAAAACAACATTGTTGATTTATCTGGACACATGGATGGTCAAGTTGCAATTATTGCTACAGAAATGAATCCTTTCAAATTGTACAAAATATTGGAAGATAGTAAAACTTCAGCTCCTGCTAAACCAGGATCTATTGCTAATGACGATATTGTTGTACCTGCTGGGGATACCGGTTTTGAACCAGGTCCATTTTTAGGTGAATTACAACAAGTTGGAATTCCTGCAAAAATCGATAAAGGTAAAATTGTTGTTCAAAAAGATACTGTTGTTGTTGAAGCAGGTGAAGAAGTATCTAAAGATGTAGCAGCTACTTTATCCAGAATGGATATTAATCCAATGGAAGTAGGAATTGATTTAAAAGCAGTATATGAAGATGAAGCAATTTATACTTCAGACGTACTTGCAATCGACGAAGAACAAACATTAGCAGATGTTCAAAGCGCATTTGCTCAAGCATTCAATTTATCTGTTAATGCAGCTATACCTACTGATGAAACTATTTCCACAATTATTACTCTTGCTTACACTAGAGCAATTAATGTTGGTGTAGAAGCAGCAATATTAACTTCAGAAACTTCAGAACCAATTATCGGACTTGCACAAGCTAAAATGTTGGCTATTGCTTCTGCTGTTGCAGGCAAAGCAGGTGCAATCGACGATGAATTAGCTGAAAAATTATCTAACGTTGCTGTTGCAGCAGCTCCAGCAGCTGAAGAAGTTGAAGAAGAGGAAGTAGAAGAAGAGGAAGAAGAGGAAGAAGCATCCGAAGAAACAGCAGCAGCTGGATTAGGAGCTCTCTTTGGTTAAAATTTAATTTAAAATTTTTTAATTCATAAAAACATTATATTTAAATAAACTAATGGTGATAACATGGAATATATATATGCGGCAATGATTTTGCACAGTGCAGAAAAAGATATTAACGAAGAAAATGTTAAAAGTATTATTGAAGCAGCAGGAATCGAAGCTGATGATGCTAGAATCAAAGCTTTAATTGCAGCTTTAGAAGACGTCGACATTGACGAAGCTATGGAAACTACTGCTATGGCAGCAGCAGCTCCTGCAGCAGCTGCACCAGCAGCAGCTGAAGCTGAAGAAGAAGAGGAAGAAGAAGAGGAAGAAGAAGAAGCATCTGAAGAAGAAGCAGCAGCTGGATTAGGTGCTTTATTCGGATAGATTTTTTAAATCTATCACCTTATTTTCTTTTTTTATTTACTGTTTTTTTTTAAGATTTATTTTTTAAGATTGTTTTTTTTAATGGAAATTTTGAATTATTTCTTTGTTTTTTAGTTATCAATTGAATTATAGTTAATTTTATTGTTCCAAGAATCCACGAATTCTACAAGTCGTGGTAGTTCAATAGAAAATATATATTATGTCGTATTGACAAATATTTTAAACATATAATATAATTATAATCGAGTGTTTACATGAAGTTTAAAAGAATAATTTTAATTTCATTGATTCTATGTGTTTTATCAATGGCTTGTGTATCGGCCAGCGACAATCAAACATCTGCAGATAATCTGCAAATTAATGATATAAATGCTAATGTAATTAATGAAGAAATTAATGAGTATACTAATGATATGAATATTATGGAAGGAAATACTTCTGATAACGGAAGCGTTATCTCCGATAATCTTCTTTCCAGCAGCAATTCTGATGATAAGTTATCCGCTCCAAAAGAAGGAACACGTGATGAATTGAATAATTTGATTATTGCTGCAAAACCAGGCTCAACAATAACCTTGGATAAGGATTATATTTTTGAAAGTGATGTGAAAAGTGTTGATATAACAAAAAATATTGTAATTGACGGTAAGGGACATACTATTTATCCAGGATATAATCCTGTTTTTAATTTTAAGCATAACACCCCTAGTGGAAAGATAGAAATAAAAGATATCACTTTTGTACGTGGAATTGGCAGTGCAATTCATTTTAATGAAGAATCTTGTCCTTTTATAATTTCCAATTGTAGATTTATAAACTGTTCTTCCCAAATTGGAGGTGCAATCGCAGGGGCGGCAAAATATACCTCAAATATTATTAATTGCAGTTTTAAAGGATGCCATGGTATGGGTGAATCCAAGGTTGTTAGAAAAGAAACATTTAACAGTGCTTCATCTAGCGCATTCAGTAGCGGCGGTGCGATATACATGTCCGGTTCAGTTAATGTTAAATCCTGTAGATTTGAAGATTGTTCTGCTGGAGACGGCGGTGCGATAGAGGCATATGGTAACTTCCAAATAATAGATTGTGTTTTTGTTAAAAATTATGCCGGAAGAATTGATTCTTTTAACTCTTTAGAACATGGAGGTGCCATTCGTATTCATGGTGGATCTGGCGCTTTAATTAAGGGATGTACATTCAATGAAAATCATGCAGGACATTATGGAGGTGCAATATCCTCATACGGCAATAATGTCAGAATTGAAGATAATGTTTTCAATTCCAATTACATAGATAATAGTATAAGAAGAGAAGGGGGAGCAATATTTGTAGGTAAGGACTCCAAGATTGGTGACACAAGTATTCAAATAACCAGGTGTGCATTCAATAATAATGGATATAACAACAATAACCATTACTGTAAATATGGTGGAGCAATATATTTCCTGGATGGAATTATTTCAGGAACTGTTTCATATTGTAATTTTACAGGTAATGGTGCATCAAAAGAAGGTGGTGCAATATATGCCTCATCCGATTGCAAATTCCTTACTTTTAAAGGATGTGCGTTCACCAAAAATCAGGTTGAGAAATATGGTGGAGCCATATATCTTGATTCTAAATCTTCAACCATAGTGGATTGTGCATTTGTCGAACAGCCGAATGCAATATATTGCGACAATAAGGGATGCAGTGTTAAATTCTCCGCATTTTTAAATAACGGAAATTATAATGTCTGGTCTACTAAAGAGATAAATATTGCAAACAATTGGTTTGGAAATACTATGGATAACAGGTTTTACGATTTTTCTAAACTCAAAGGCAAAGCAGTCAACCTTAATAATGCGGAAAATCTATATCTAGCTGCCACATCTATGGATAAAAACTACCATAATGGACAGGAATCTACGGTTAATTTAAACTTTAGATATATGCGTGAGGAACCTACATCCTACAACAAATTACCACCATTTAACAATCCTGTGATTAGTTATGCTGTCAGTGGAGTAAATGCAGCTATAGTTTCCAAAAATCTTTATCTGGCTAACGGCAAATCAAGTTTTAAATTCGTATCAGATGCTTCTAAAACTTCATCTTCTCTTACTGTAGATTGTTATGGTGCAAAACTGACTTTAAAGTTTAAGATAAATCCAAATTCGTTCACTGCACTTCAAGCTCTTGTTGACAGTTGTCAAAATGGAGTTTTAAATCTGACTCATAATTATACTCGTGACAAATCTTTCGACGGTGACATGACCGTAACTATTTCAAAAGACCTTGTGATTAATGGTAACGGTTTTACTTTGGATTCAAAAAATAGTGGCGGAGTATTTTTTATGAGTAGCCGTCCTAATGTGGACATAAATAATTTGAACATTGTTAATAGTAAATCAAAGTGGGGTTCGGCCATTTGGGGTTATATAAATAATATGTCAATCAATAACTGCAGGTTCATTAATTGTTCAGCAAAATTTGAGGGAGGTGCGATTAATTTGGTTGGAAAAGTGCTTACAATAACCAATTCCACTTTCATTAACAATACGGCTGATGAAAATGGGGGCTCTTTGATTGTAATGGGTATTAAGACTGTAATTAAGGATTGCATTTTCATTAATTCCCATTCTGGTATGGAGGGATGTTTCATTTATCTTCACGCTAGCAGCAGATTAAATCTCACAGATTCAATATTGTTAACCAATTCAACATCAAAATATATTTCTAAGCCAGAGGGTGAATCACTACGGTGGAATATTTCAGCTAACATTGAGAACAATTGGTTTGGCGGTACAAATGATGATATCTTAAAGAATTATGACAGAATCAATGATTTCAAAGTCAAAAGTCTGCTTTATCTAAATGTCGCACCATCTTTGTATGATATTCCTATGGGAAACACATCAAAAATCAGCCTTAAATTTTATTCATATGATGTGAACTCAAGACGTAGTGCTGCCTTAACCAGCTTCAGAACCATGAAATTTAACGTTAAATTGTTGAAGGAGGGAGGAAGACTCAGTTCCAATTCAATAATATTAACCAATAATGAAGGAAATGTGGTTTATACTTCAAGCTCCAATGGCATAATGCCTGTTGAATTTAACTATGAATTATTCGGCCATAGAATTTATCTTAATCAGTACGGTGATAATTCTTTCACTGCCCTCCAATATTTGATTAATAGTTCAGGAAATGTCATAAACCTCACAAAGGATTATACTTTCTCAAATATTTCCGATTATAAACTGTTTGATGGTGTTTATATTAATAAAGATTTAACAATTAATGGTAATGGCCATGTTCTCAGCGGTAGTGGACAGGCCAGAATCTTTAATATAGACGGACATACAGTTGTTTTAAACAATATCACATTCATTAAGGGTAAATCTGATGATGGTGGAGCAATTTTCGCTTCCCCTACATCTTCCTTGTCTATCGATTCATGCAGATTCGAAAACAATACTGCGAAAAACGGCGGTGCGATTTATCTTAAATATTTCAAAAGCATAATCATGGAGTCATCTTTCTTCAAAAACAATTCCGCCACTGCAACAGGCGGTGCAATCTATTATTATGGAGACTATGGAAATAAGGAATTGTTTAACATAACAGGCACTTTCATAAATAACTGGGCCGGTGTGGATGGAGGTGCGATATATGAACATGATATTGCGAATTATCATCTAAAAGGTAATTTCACAAACAATACTGCCGGAAGAAATGGCGGTGCGGTCTGTTCAGATTCAGTTTTTGTCATTGGAACGATTTCCATTGACGGCATTTTCGATTCAAATGCGGCTGCTTTTGGTGGTGCTGTTTATAGTTTCAATCCATTCGGAAACTTCACAGGCATCTACCAGAATAACAGGGCATCTCAGGATGGAGGTGCAATTTACATGGTCAGAAGTTCTGTAAGATATGGAATGCCTAACACAATCAGCGGCGAATTCTATTCCAACACTGCAAAAGGTCAAGGAAGTGCAGTCTGTGCAATGAATCTCAGTGATAAGGATGTGGATTTACATGATTCCATTTTCATAAAAAATAGTGGAAAATCCACCCTATATTCATCAGGTTATACCTATCTTAATGTTCATGACTCCATTTTTGTTGAAAATAATGATGATAAAGTACTCGACACATCTAAGGATTATGCTGTTGACGGTCGTCTGAAAGCTTATAATAACTGGTTCGGCCACACGGTTGATAATTTTGATAAAAAGCCTTCTGTCGGTGAAAGAGTGATATTGAATGACTGGCTATATGTAGATGTGGATTACGGTAAAACAGAAACCGATCTTAAATCTAAAAATAACATTATTTTTACATTGAAATCATATGACGCTAAAAAAGAAAAAGTTTCAGATTATACTGGCAACTTTAAACTTAATTTAAGTTTAAAATCAGATAGCGGCAACTTCAGTACCAATTCCTTTATTTTAGACAATGCTCCTGTTAAAGTTACATATGTTCCAAACGATTATGGTGAAAATACAGTTGTTGTTTGGGCAAATCTGTCAAAATATTCCCATAAGACATACGAAATTAAATATAATGTAGTTGAGCATCCTAGCGATTCATTTTATGCATTACAATACGAAATAGATCATATGAAAGGAAATGTCCTTAACTTAACTAATAATTACGAGTTCTATCCGGAAAGTGATACTCCAAATGGAATAAAAATTAACAAATCCATAAGCATCAACGGAAATGGATTTGCCATTGACGGTAAAGGAAGCTCCAACATATTCAATATTTCAGCTGACAATGTTGTTTTGGAAAATATCTCCCTAATCAACGGTAATGACATTAACGGCAGCGCAATATACGCTGAAGGAAACAATATCATAATAAGGAATTCCATTTTATTGAATAACACTGATGTGGTTATCTATGCCACAAAATCATTAACTGCAAATTACAACTGGTGGGGAAATACTGCAGACACTTTCAATAAAAAAGCCAATGTCAGCAGCAATGTTATTTTAGATAATGCATTATTTGCAACTTTCAAAGCTAATTCAACTGTTATCGGTGCTGGAAATAATACAACAGTTGTTTTAAACTTAACCAATTTATACAACTTCAATACAAAAACAAATTCAACACATGATGGACTTAACCTGTTTTCATTTGACTTCAATGCTGAAGATGGAAAAATTAATAAAACTTCAGATAAACTCAATAAAGGAATAATTAACGTTTCATTTGAAGTAATAGGTCCACTTTACGCTGAAATTTATGCCAAATATAAAAATGTGGTGTTAAACTACACATTTGAAGTAGTTTATGATGACGATTCATTCACAGCATTATATGCTTTAATTAACAAAACAGCACCTAACGGCATTCTTAATCTGACACAGAACTATAGATTTTATTATTATGATGCGGATTATATTGAAGGTATTCCAATAGATAAGGCAATTACCATTAATGGAAACGGATTTAATGTTAATGGAACAGGTGAGTCCTGTGTATTCTTTGTATCTGCAGACAATGTCTGTCTGACAAATATTAATATTTATGATTCATTAGATGCTATCGAATGGCTTGGAGACAATGGATTGATAAACAATATCACAGTCAATAACAGTAACAGTTCATTAAACGCCTTTGGTTCTAATCTGGTTATAAGGAATTCAAATTTCACTCGTGCAAGCAGATATTCACTATATCTTGAAGATTCAAATAATG containing:
- a CDS encoding 50S ribosomal protein L1, with the protein product MTQDIVNAVKEAKEQSKPRNFTESVDIIINIRDLDVKRPENRFNEEVTLPNGRGKDVKIGVIADGELIVQAKDAGLDLVINKTDLEELGKDRKAAKKAANAVDFFIAQADMMPLVGRFLGPILGPRNKMPKPVPASIKLAPLLERLQSTVKVGVKQQPIIQIVVGSQDMSEEDIAENVETVLTVLDRNLEKGRSQIKSMFIKTTMGPTVRVI
- the rpl12p gene encoding 50S ribosomal protein P1, with the protein product MEYIYAAMILHSAEKDINEENVKSIIEAAGIEADDARIKALIAALEDVDIDEAMETTAMAAAAPAAAAPAAAEAEEEEEEEEEEEEASEEEAAAGLGALFG
- the ftsZ gene encoding cell division protein FtsZ, producing the protein MKFIDDAIKESEERMEKVDSKKTISSDIDEDLIGFIKKTNIFVVGAGGAGNNTISRLNEIGIEGAETITVNTDAQDLYYSQSDKKILLGRKTSGGLGAGGDPSIGEECAEETEDEIRESLEGADMVFVTCGLGGGTGTGSAPIVAKIAKKLGALTVAVVTMPFSAEGIRRRNNADEGLEKLQDAADTVIIIPNDKLLEVAPNLPLTKAFLVSDEILGRAVKGITELITKPGIVSLDFADIKSIMEGSGMAMIGMGESDSGDRALESVHEALSSPLLDIDISNATGALINISSGEDLTLHESEKIVQVVADKLDPEANIIWGAQLDSSLQSTVRTTIVVSGIKTGDEEDIADFDEDDDESVGETQSNNDQLDDFIDGIF
- a CDS encoding 50S ribosomal protein L10, whose product is MAHVAEWKKEEVIELKGIIDEYDVVGIVDLLNIPAKQLQEMRRNLKGKAVIRMSKKNLIDLALEDCNASKNNIVDLSGHMDGQVAIIATEMNPFKLYKILEDSKTSAPAKPGSIANDDIVVPAGDTGFEPGPFLGELQQVGIPAKIDKGKIVVQKDTVVVEAGEEVSKDVAATLSRMDINPMEVGIDLKAVYEDEAIYTSDVLAIDEEQTLADVQSAFAQAFNLSVNAAIPTDETISTIITLAYTRAINVGVEAAILTSETSEPIIGLAQAKMLAIASAVAGKAGAIDDELAEKLSNVAVAAAPAAEEVEEEEVEEEEEEEEASEETAAAGLGALFG
- a CDS encoding protein translocase SEC61 complex subunit gamma — its product is MNVQERLDKFVKDSKRVLKVARKPDKDEYFDFAKVTTLGIIVIGLIGFVIFLIAQLIHL
- a CDS encoding 50S ribosomal protein L11, with amino-acid sequence MAKDTVEVLIEGGSATPGPPLGPALGPFGINMMQVVDEINKKSADFAGMKVPIKVTIDRDTRDFEIEIGTPPTTALIMQELGIEKASHEPGLDIVNDLPIETALKIARMKFDSLLSNDYKAGVKEVMGTCVSMGLSVDGKDPREAQKDVDAGKYDDILVE
- a CDS encoding transcription elongation factor Spt5, encoding MEDTNSSIYALKTSVGQERSVARLLARKAKMPGVGISSILVPESLKGYILVESDTKIDLRNPNLKVQHLRGVVEGKGGITFEEAKRFLKPEPIISSIQKGSIVELISGPFKGERAKVVRIDESREEVVLELIEAAVPIPVTVKADQIRIIQKEAD